One window from the genome of Lentibacillus daqui encodes:
- a CDS encoding DUF1538 domain-containing protein yields MDNIKSTILEVIYSILPITVVITALQFTLVWLPTETFLQFLIGVVMVGIGLILFLLGVNVGLLPVGEMIGSALSKTRKLWIIVFFGFLLGIVVTVAEPDVRVLSHQVDQVSSGEIPRSILILAVSLGVGIFVALAMIRIVFSINIVYILACGYGIIFLLAAFSPPQFVPISFDSGGVTTGPLTVPFILALGVGVASVMRGKSSSSDSFGLVALASIGPILSVLLLGVIYG; encoded by the coding sequence ATGGACAATATCAAAAGTACCATATTAGAAGTTATTTATTCCATTTTACCGATTACTGTTGTAATTACAGCATTGCAATTCACACTAGTATGGCTGCCAACCGAAACGTTCTTGCAATTCTTGATCGGAGTCGTGATGGTGGGAATTGGACTCATTCTATTTTTATTAGGGGTTAATGTCGGATTGTTACCTGTTGGGGAAATGATTGGTTCCGCTTTATCAAAGACAAGGAAGCTGTGGATTATTGTCTTCTTCGGCTTTTTGTTGGGAATTGTGGTGACTGTAGCTGAACCGGACGTACGTGTGCTTTCCCATCAAGTTGATCAGGTATCAAGTGGAGAGATCCCCAGAAGTATTTTAATTCTTGCCGTTTCCCTGGGTGTCGGTATCTTTGTTGCACTTGCAATGATTCGCATTGTTTTTAGCATTAACATCGTCTACATATTGGCATGCGGTTATGGCATTATTTTTTTGTTAGCAGCGTTCTCGCCTCCCCAGTTCGTACCTATCTCCTTCGATTCCGGTGGTGTAACAACGGGGCCATTAACGGTTCCATTTATCCTGGCCTTGGGAGTCGGTGTGGCCTCAGTTATGCGGGGCAAATCCTCATCAAGTGACAGCTTTGGTCTGGTGGCGCTTGCTTCTATCGGACCGATCTTATCCGTGTTGCTGTTGGGGGTGATTTACGGATGA
- a CDS encoding DUF1538 domain-containing protein, whose amino-acid sequence MNIQVFRGFNEIMEEVATALSPLFILFLLFQFIFLRLPWKKLIDIGVGFILTFFGLSFFLQGVHIGFLPIGELMGKSLGALSYSWVLIPIGFIIGFFAIYAEPAVTVLIRQVEKVSGGYIPQKVLLYTLSVGVGISIVLAILRLLFGISLWYFIVPGYIIALIMVRFSSKTFTSIAFDSGGVATGPMTATFILALFVGIATQLEGRDPLLDGFGMVALVALAPIISVLTLGILYSRKEKGHHGNDTAGAKVNHYDR is encoded by the coding sequence ATGAACATACAGGTATTCAGAGGATTCAACGAAATTATGGAGGAAGTTGCCACGGCATTGTCACCGCTATTTATCTTATTTTTGCTGTTTCAATTTATCTTTTTACGATTACCATGGAAAAAACTAATAGACATTGGCGTTGGCTTTATCTTAACGTTTTTCGGTCTTTCTTTCTTTTTACAGGGCGTGCATATCGGGTTTCTGCCTATTGGTGAGCTTATGGGGAAAAGTCTGGGCGCTTTATCTTATAGCTGGGTGTTAATTCCAATCGGGTTTATCATCGGATTTTTCGCCATATATGCTGAACCAGCCGTTACCGTTTTAATCCGGCAAGTTGAAAAAGTATCGGGTGGTTACATACCTCAGAAAGTTTTGCTCTACACGCTTTCGGTTGGTGTAGGCATATCGATCGTACTTGCCATATTGCGTTTACTTTTTGGCATTTCCCTATGGTATTTTATTGTTCCAGGCTATATAATAGCATTAATCATGGTAAGGTTTTCATCCAAAACATTTACATCCATTGCTTTTGATTCAGGCGGTGTGGCAACCGGGCCTATGACAGCTACATTTATACTGGCGTTGTTTGTCGGAATCGCAACTCAATTGGAAGGACGTGATCCGCTTCTTGATGGCTTTGGTATGGTAGCATTGGTAGCGCTTGCTCCAATCATATCCGTACTAACACTGGGAATCTTATACAGTAGGAAGGAGAAGGGTCATCATGGCAATGACACAGCCGGGGCAAAAGTTAATCATTACGATCGTTAG
- a CDS encoding P-II family nitrogen regulator — MAMTQPGQKLIITIVRKEKAKKVIQASKNAGANGGTVLIGEGIRLNEKKRILGIPVERERELILTLVSNQRFPNVMNAIIDSVKLNKPRQGIGFVIDTKQVAGISHMVGWDADDETMDKEGVTIAMEEQKILYDLVVTIVNKGDAEKVVDATRKAGAEGGTILCGRGTGVHEQAKLFNILIEPEKEVVLTLINREKTDQVVETIEKDAGINKPGKGISFVLAVEKTVGINHILNEMIGKRLRE, encoded by the coding sequence ATGGCAATGACACAGCCGGGGCAAAAGTTAATCATTACGATCGTTAGAAAGGAAAAAGCCAAAAAAGTTATCCAGGCATCCAAAAATGCTGGGGCAAATGGTGGCACTGTACTAATTGGTGAAGGGATCAGGCTCAATGAAAAAAAGCGAATCCTCGGCATCCCGGTAGAACGAGAAAGAGAACTCATCTTAACGCTTGTTTCCAATCAACGCTTTCCTAACGTGATGAATGCTATTATTGATTCGGTAAAATTAAACAAGCCAAGACAAGGGATTGGTTTTGTGATAGACACCAAGCAGGTTGCGGGAATCTCCCATATGGTGGGTTGGGATGCAGATGACGAAACCATGGATAAGGAAGGTGTTACGATCGCAATGGAAGAGCAAAAGATTCTATATGACCTTGTAGTGACCATTGTCAACAAGGGAGACGCTGAGAAAGTCGTTGATGCTACCAGAAAGGCAGGCGCAGAAGGTGGAACAATTTTGTGCGGTCGTGGAACCGGTGTTCATGAACAAGCCAAGCTGTTTAACATCCTCATCGAACCGGAAAAAGAAGTCGTGTTAACACTAATCAACAGGGAAAAAACAGATCAAGTAGTAGAAACCATTGAAAAAGATGCAGGAATCAACAAACCAGGTAAAGGGATTTCCTTTGTTCTGGCAGTCGAAAAAACAGTGGGGATTAACCATATTTTAAACGAAATGATCGGTAAAAGACTGAGGGAATAA
- a CDS encoding M20 family metallopeptidase, whose product MNVTEKISALVDNKDEKFKELANKVWEFAETRFDEFRSADLLSNALEDEGFTLERDVAGLETGFIASFGKGKPVIGILGEYDALASLSQKSGSSSYDPVTPQGNGHGCGHNLLGVGSLAAAVAVKDYMETNDLSGTVKYFGCPAEESGYGKAFMAREGVFDSLDVAFSWHPYTMNTVAHTSSNAVIHATFTFKGRSAHAAAAPHLGRSALDAVELMNIGVNYMREHMIDDARVHYAVTNSGGLAPNVVQKEAEVTYLIRSPKPEQVQNLYKRVENIARGAALMTETELEHQIEGSCHNLIPNSALERVMHQQMKELGFPELDDQDIAFAKAIYHTFSDEDRETAKSSLDKEFASKLDERPIADVILPYSDQLSFMTGSTDVGNVSWNVPTAQCYTSTWAFATPFHTWQVVAQGKQNYAHQGMLLAGKTMACTAIRVLEDKELLSQAQEEFKNRLDGDQYESLIPQDLQPPRHNSPEVVGVE is encoded by the coding sequence ATGAATGTAACAGAAAAAATATCAGCATTGGTAGACAACAAGGATGAAAAATTCAAGGAATTGGCCAATAAGGTATGGGAGTTTGCCGAGACGCGGTTTGATGAATTTCGTTCAGCGGATTTATTGAGTAATGCGCTGGAAGATGAAGGGTTTACATTAGAACGGGATGTTGCAGGGCTTGAAACCGGCTTTATAGCTAGTTTCGGTAAAGGAAAGCCAGTTATCGGTATACTTGGAGAATATGATGCGCTTGCAAGCCTTAGCCAAAAATCTGGAAGCAGTTCGTATGATCCGGTCACACCACAAGGGAATGGGCATGGATGTGGACATAATTTGCTTGGTGTGGGCTCGTTAGCCGCCGCAGTAGCCGTTAAGGATTACATGGAAACCAATGATCTTTCAGGAACTGTTAAATATTTCGGATGCCCTGCAGAAGAAAGCGGCTATGGAAAAGCGTTTATGGCCAGAGAGGGTGTATTTGACTCGCTTGATGTTGCTTTTTCCTGGCATCCTTATACAATGAATACCGTGGCGCATACGAGCTCAAACGCCGTCATTCACGCAACCTTTACGTTTAAAGGTCGTAGTGCCCATGCTGCAGCGGCTCCACATCTGGGAAGAAGTGCCTTGGACGCCGTTGAATTAATGAATATTGGTGTTAATTATATGCGTGAACATATGATTGATGATGCTCGCGTTCATTATGCTGTTACGAATTCCGGAGGTTTGGCACCAAATGTTGTACAAAAGGAAGCAGAGGTTACATATTTAATTAGATCCCCTAAACCGGAACAGGTACAAAATCTTTACAAACGTGTAGAAAATATTGCCCGTGGTGCGGCCCTAATGACGGAAACAGAACTGGAACATCAAATCGAAGGATCTTGTCATAATTTGATTCCAAACAGTGCATTGGAACGGGTCATGCATCAACAGATGAAAGAATTGGGATTTCCGGAATTGGATGACCAGGACATTGCATTTGCCAAGGCAATCTATCACACTTTTTCCGATGAAGATAGAGAAACCGCCAAATCATCACTCGATAAGGAGTTTGCTTCCAAATTGGATGAAAGGCCGATTGCTGATGTGATTCTTCCTTACTCGGATCAATTATCATTTATGACCGGATCTACCGATGTTGGAAATGTTAGCTGGAATGTACCAACAGCTCAGTGCTACACATCTACATGGGCATTTGCCACTCCTTTCCATACATGGCAAGTGGTAGCGCAAGGAAAGCAGAACTATGCACACCAAGGAATGTTGCTTGCAGGAAAAACAATGGCTTGTACAGCTATTCGCGTGTTAGAGGATAAGGAGTTACTATCCCAAGCACAGGAAGAATTTAAAAATCGACTTGATGGGGATCAGTATGAGAGTTTAATTCCGCAAGATCTCCAGCCACCAAGGCATAACTCCCCTGAAGTTGTTGGAGTAGAGTAG
- a CDS encoding DUF3100 domain-containing protein codes for MEAKQPKLWKDWRLHLIVLILTLLAEWIGTHEIPLGPGVLLLLPMLYAMVFGVALYFTPVVKEKTSKNAETLVFLSVSLLVAKFSFAIGPAIPEIVQAGPALLLQEIGNLGTIFLGLPVAIAIGMKRESIGMTHSLGREGNLALITDKYGFNSPEGRGVMVMYIYGTLFGAVFLGLAAGLLATFTPIHPLAFAMASGVGSGSMMAAASGSLVSLFPDMKESLMAFAAVSNLISITTGLYVSIFIALPMTEKLYGFLSKFKAGKAKQDGKAKAKVGG; via the coding sequence GTGGAAGCAAAGCAGCCCAAACTCTGGAAAGATTGGCGTTTACACTTAATTGTTTTAATTTTGACCCTATTGGCAGAATGGATCGGAACACATGAAATCCCATTGGGGCCGGGAGTTCTACTGTTATTGCCTATGCTTTATGCCATGGTCTTCGGTGTAGCACTGTATTTCACACCTGTGGTAAAAGAGAAAACGTCAAAAAACGCCGAAACGCTTGTGTTTTTGTCGGTGAGTTTATTAGTTGCCAAATTTAGTTTTGCGATTGGCCCGGCAATTCCGGAAATTGTCCAGGCAGGGCCAGCATTATTGCTACAGGAAATTGGGAACCTTGGCACGATATTTCTGGGACTTCCAGTGGCGATTGCTATCGGTATGAAAAGGGAGAGCATCGGAATGACCCATTCGCTGGGAAGAGAAGGGAATTTGGCTTTGATCACGGATAAATACGGTTTCAATTCTCCGGAAGGACGGGGTGTCATGGTTATGTATATCTATGGAACCTTATTTGGAGCTGTGTTCCTGGGCTTGGCTGCCGGGCTGCTGGCTACCTTTACACCGATTCATCCGTTGGCGTTTGCTATGGCATCAGGGGTTGGAAGTGGAAGTATGATGGCGGCTGCAAGCGGCTCTTTGGTCTCTTTGTTTCCCGATATGAAGGAAAGTCTTATGGCCTTTGCGGCAGTCAGCAACCTGATTTCGATAACCACGGGATTATATGTAAGTATTTTTATTGCACTTCCAATGACGGAAAAGCTCTATGGTTTTCTGTCAAAATTTAAAGCTGGCAAGGCAAAGCAGGATGGTAAAGCTAAAGCGAAGGTAGGGGGATGA
- a CDS encoding ArsR family transcriptional regulator → MKIRLGLIGSEDNVEKIKSVVEEHTEFDCIPFVHFFPEDVIDLLKTHQHEVDMWFFSGVYPYSIAKKWGKVNQPMFFVPYKGASLYKTLYHILYHYGINIDELSFDGFTVSELKQIFSELNCVLQPEYLYSKINPDDKINIDEAVAHHYCLAKKGKTKAAVTCAWQVHTKLQETDVQVFRVGHANSAIESVLNMALRTYEMLRFKDRQIAVQTFEIDELISSAKDTYSSDDIYHIEIGYREKLLQYAKRIQGSFKAVGFGHYFIFTTRGILRDVTDYFSMIPDMEETNWIIEKKVTSGIGIGQSAYEAEIYARNALLNAKEHGKGSWMVVFEDKTINGPLGLPEYISYSVNSREMQAISEQTSLNVSTLSKIHAIVTKVGKAELTANDLAGYLHILPRSVRRILTQLEKKGYAKVIGEESSHPRGRPRKLYRILL, encoded by the coding sequence ATGAAGATTAGATTGGGGCTAATCGGATCTGAAGATAATGTGGAAAAAATTAAATCAGTCGTTGAAGAACATACTGAGTTTGACTGTATACCATTTGTCCACTTTTTTCCTGAAGATGTGATTGATTTGCTAAAAACACATCAGCATGAAGTAGATATGTGGTTTTTTTCTGGAGTTTATCCGTATTCAATTGCAAAGAAATGGGGAAAGGTTAATCAGCCGATGTTCTTTGTTCCATATAAAGGAGCCAGCTTATACAAAACGTTATATCATATTTTGTATCACTATGGTATCAATATAGACGAACTTAGTTTTGATGGTTTTACGGTATCAGAATTAAAACAAATTTTTTCAGAACTGAATTGTGTATTACAGCCTGAATATTTGTATTCAAAAATAAATCCGGATGACAAGATTAACATTGATGAAGCAGTTGCACATCATTATTGTCTAGCAAAAAAGGGGAAAACAAAAGCGGCTGTAACGTGTGCATGGCAAGTACATACGAAACTACAAGAAACCGATGTCCAGGTATTTCGGGTAGGACATGCTAATTCTGCAATTGAATCGGTGTTAAACATGGCTTTGCGGACATATGAAATGTTACGTTTTAAAGATCGGCAAATTGCGGTGCAAACGTTTGAGATAGATGAATTAATTTCTTCCGCGAAAGATACATATTCATCAGACGACATATATCATATCGAAATTGGTTATAGAGAAAAACTGCTTCAATATGCAAAGCGGATACAAGGTTCGTTTAAGGCCGTGGGATTCGGACATTATTTCATTTTTACAACCCGGGGCATCCTTCGCGACGTGACGGACTATTTTTCCATGATACCTGATATGGAAGAAACCAATTGGATCATAGAGAAGAAAGTTACAAGCGGCATTGGTATTGGCCAGTCAGCTTATGAGGCGGAGATATATGCCCGAAATGCGCTGTTAAATGCGAAAGAACATGGGAAAGGGAGCTGGATGGTTGTTTTTGAGGATAAAACAATCAATGGTCCCTTAGGCTTGCCGGAGTATATTAGTTACTCGGTTAATTCCAGGGAAATGCAAGCAATCAGTGAACAGACTTCGCTCAATGTTTCCACGCTAAGCAAAATTCACGCCATTGTAACGAAAGTGGGTAAAGCGGAACTGACAGCCAACGACCTTGCTGGTTATCTGCATATTTTACCTAGGAGTGTACGGAGAATATTAACCCAATTGGAGAAAAAAGGTTATGCAAAAGTAATTGGTGAGGAAAGTTCTCATCCTCGTGGTCGTCCAAGAAAATTATATCGGATCTTATTATAA
- a CDS encoding amidohydrolase family protein: MTGKAYWLTNVRLETGYQYEHDSITGTKTERFHVQVEDGKINEIIPAEKPLITDLPNHDAKDYLMLPSFRDMHIHLDKTYYGGSWKAPTIPAKGILTRLEEEEKLLPRQLPVAEERAEKLLGLLLHSGSTHIRTHCNVDPVIGLKNLEATVQAAETYNGKASVEIVAFPQHGLLRSQSVSLVREALRNGASLVGGVDPASIDENIEKSLQTVMDLAVEADADIDLHLHDPGHLGIFTFKRLAALTEEAGWQGRVTISHAFALADVSPKETGEIAELLAYQGISITSSVPIGRTIPITLLREKGVKVSLGDDSITDHWSPFGKGDSLEKAGTLAERFGLSDERSLGQTLGFITGGVTPLNKEGERVWPNRGDKANLFFVDASCSARSFGRNLWMGR, translated from the coding sequence ATGACAGGTAAAGCTTATTGGTTAACGAATGTTCGCTTGGAAACGGGCTACCAATATGAACATGATTCGATAACTGGTACAAAAACAGAACGATTTCATGTACAGGTGGAAGACGGGAAGATCAACGAAATTATTCCAGCCGAAAAGCCGCTAATAACGGATTTACCTAACCACGATGCGAAAGATTACCTCATGCTCCCTTCTTTTAGGGATATGCACATTCATCTTGATAAAACGTATTACGGTGGTTCATGGAAAGCGCCGACGATTCCGGCGAAAGGTATTTTAACACGATTGGAAGAAGAAGAAAAATTGCTTCCACGTCAGCTTCCTGTGGCGGAGGAAAGGGCGGAAAAATTGCTGGGTTTGCTTTTGCATTCAGGCTCGACTCATATTCGTACGCATTGCAATGTCGACCCTGTTATCGGGTTGAAAAATTTGGAAGCAACCGTACAAGCTGCGGAAACCTACAATGGGAAAGCTTCCGTGGAAATTGTCGCTTTTCCGCAGCATGGGTTATTACGCAGCCAATCTGTTTCACTTGTTAGAGAAGCACTGCGTAATGGTGCTTCGTTAGTAGGTGGTGTTGATCCCGCATCCATTGACGAAAATATAGAGAAGTCCTTGCAGACGGTAATGGACCTTGCTGTTGAAGCCGATGCAGACATTGATCTACATTTACACGACCCGGGACATCTTGGTATTTTTACGTTTAAGCGATTAGCCGCTCTGACAGAAGAAGCCGGATGGCAAGGTAGAGTTACCATCAGTCATGCCTTCGCTTTGGCAGATGTCTCACCCAAGGAAACTGGTGAAATTGCGGAGTTACTCGCATATCAAGGGATATCGATTACATCCTCGGTTCCCATAGGTAGAACAATTCCGATTACTCTCTTGCGGGAAAAAGGAGTCAAGGTATCTCTTGGCGATGATAGTATCACAGATCACTGGTCTCCCTTTGGAAAAGGTGACAGTTTGGAAAAGGCCGGAACATTGGCGGAACGTTTTGGCCTGAGTGATGAACGTTCACTTGGACAAACTCTGGGATTTATTACGGGAGGCGTGACCCCTTTAAATAAAGAAGGAGAACGTGTCTGGCCAAATAGAGGAGACAAGGCTAATCTCTTTTTCGTTGATGCAAGTTGCTCAGCCAGGTCGTTTGGCAGAAATCTCTGGATGGGTAGATGA
- a CDS encoding ankyrin repeat domain-containing protein encodes MNQKLIDSAEQGDTKNVLKLLKDGADINATDKNGRTAVIAATHSNKPDTVEALIQQGADINIRDNNQDNVLLYAGAEGFLEIVKLAVNAGADTTLTNRYGGTALIPASERGHVDVVEELLTHSDTDVNHINNLHWTALLEAIILGDGGKKHQEIVQLLVDHGADVNISDGDGVTPLQHAQKRGFQEIERILKEAGA; translated from the coding sequence ATGAATCAAAAACTAATTGACTCCGCTGAACAAGGTGACACGAAAAATGTTCTGAAACTCCTTAAAGATGGCGCGGACATTAATGCAACTGATAAAAATGGGAGAACAGCTGTAATAGCAGCGACCCACAGCAATAAGCCGGATACAGTTGAGGCACTTATTCAACAAGGTGCAGACATCAATATTCGTGATAACAATCAGGATAATGTGCTTTTGTATGCAGGAGCGGAAGGGTTTCTTGAAATTGTAAAACTTGCTGTTAATGCCGGGGCTGATACAACGCTAACGAATCGGTATGGCGGAACGGCTCTCATTCCGGCTTCCGAACGCGGACATGTTGATGTTGTGGAGGAACTGTTAACCCATTCAGATACGGATGTCAATCACATCAACAATTTACATTGGACAGCGCTTCTGGAAGCTATCATTCTGGGTGATGGCGGTAAGAAGCATCAAGAAATCGTACAGCTATTAGTTGACCATGGAGCCGATGTTAATATTAGTGATGGAGATGGAGTTACCCCTTTACAACATGCACAAAAACGTGGATTTCAAGAAATAGAACGGATATTGAAAGAAGCTGGTGCTTGA
- a CDS encoding acetoin reductase: protein MNKVAVITGGAQGIGKGIAKRLGKDGFNIVISDMNIELAQQTVEEFKNMDIHAIAVEGDVSIQEDQFALVSEAVEQFGSVDVFINNAGIDQVQAVEDITPENLEKIFNVNVFGTTYGIQAAAKQMKKQEKGGKIINACSIAGKTAFNLLGAYSATKFAVHGLTQVAAKELAQFKITVNAYCPGIVGTGMWDRIDAGMVEYMGLKPGEAWQQNVDNIPLQRSQTPEDVAKLVSYLASEDSDYMTGQAINIDGGIELH from the coding sequence ATGAATAAAGTAGCAGTGATAACAGGCGGTGCCCAAGGAATCGGAAAAGGGATTGCTAAACGTTTGGGGAAAGATGGCTTTAATATCGTCATTAGTGATATGAACATTGAATTGGCACAGCAAACAGTTGAGGAATTTAAAAATATGGATATTCATGCGATTGCTGTAGAAGGGGATGTTTCAATACAGGAAGACCAATTCGCACTGGTTTCAGAAGCTGTCGAACAATTTGGCTCCGTAGATGTGTTTATTAATAATGCGGGAATTGATCAGGTACAGGCAGTTGAAGACATAACCCCGGAAAACCTGGAGAAGATTTTCAACGTCAATGTGTTTGGAACGACATATGGTATCCAAGCGGCAGCAAAACAAATGAAAAAACAAGAAAAGGGTGGGAAAATAATCAATGCCTGCAGTATTGCCGGAAAAACGGCATTCAATTTGTTAGGCGCTTATTCGGCAACTAAATTTGCTGTACATGGTTTGACCCAAGTAGCTGCAAAAGAGCTCGCTCAATTTAAAATCACCGTAAATGCCTATTGTCCAGGAATTGTTGGAACTGGTATGTGGGATCGCATTGATGCCGGGATGGTAGAATACATGGGATTAAAACCAGGAGAGGCTTGGCAGCAAAACGTTGACAATATTCCGCTCCAACGTTCGCAAACACCAGAAGATGTCGCAAAACTCGTATCTTATCTAGCATCGGAGGATTCTGATTATATGACTGGACAAGCAATTAATATTGATGGGGGAATTGAGTTACATTAA
- a CDS encoding SDR family NAD(P)-dependent oxidoreductase: MANLSGKAAIVTGGASGIGFAFVQRLLKAGVKVAVADLNREKLAELEEGHKGNLVGCVTNVAKEADIEALVKKTVDTFGGLDYAFNVAGASKEGAIVDQSEEDWNFTVDLCLKGVFLSLKHEAKYMKEHGGGAIVNVASLNAHVPMFYGAAYSSAKAGVEMLTKNAALELAQHNIRVNAILPGLVSTPLTSGLTNVEAINEAYLERIPMRRAADPDEMAGPAMFLVSDDASYVNGTSLVVDGAWAVSGYPDLSKFM, translated from the coding sequence TTGGCAAATTTATCAGGAAAAGCAGCGATTGTAACTGGTGGAGCATCAGGAATTGGTTTTGCGTTTGTGCAACGTTTGTTGAAGGCTGGTGTAAAAGTAGCAGTTGCGGATTTAAATCGTGAAAAATTGGCGGAACTTGAAGAAGGTCATAAAGGGAATTTAGTAGGTTGTGTAACCAATGTGGCAAAAGAGGCCGATATTGAGGCCCTGGTCAAAAAAACCGTTGATACATTTGGTGGACTTGATTACGCATTCAATGTTGCCGGTGCCTCAAAGGAAGGTGCGATTGTTGACCAAAGTGAGGAAGATTGGAATTTTACCGTAGACCTATGCTTGAAAGGCGTATTTTTATCTTTAAAACATGAGGCAAAATATATGAAAGAACATGGTGGAGGCGCAATTGTAAACGTGGCTTCATTAAATGCACATGTACCAATGTTTTATGGGGCAGCTTATTCCTCTGCAAAAGCTGGCGTGGAAATGCTAACCAAAAATGCTGCGTTGGAACTAGCACAGCACAATATTCGGGTAAATGCCATTTTGCCAGGTTTGGTTTCAACGCCTTTAACAAGTGGGTTAACGAATGTTGAAGCAATTAATGAGGCCTACCTGGAACGGATACCGATGCGGCGGGCAGCCGATCCGGATGAAATGGCGGGACCTGCCATGTTTTTGGTTAGTGATGATGCTTCTTACGTAAACGGTACGAGTCTGGTTGTTGATGGTGCCTGGGCTGTCAGCGGTTATCCGGATTTGAGTAAATTCATGTAA
- a CDS encoding 2,3-butanediol dehydrogenase: MFDELGDEDMQAAVWHNNKDVRVEDVQEPEVMSGKLKVKVQWGGICGSDLHAYTHGLSLEPHPISGQKPPLTLGHEFSGTIVDVADDIISHHVGERVAIEPLIYCGECDACKRGYYNQCSNVGFIGLNRDGGFAEYVVVDENMVHVLPDNVSFEEGALVEPTAVAFYAVRESKLKPGDAVAIFGAGPIGLLTLLSAKAAEATKIIVVDISKERLEKAKDLGATTVIDGMRNDIVETIQQVTNGGVSVAYECAGVQPTMTNAIASVKQGGQVMAIAVFAQPVSIEMGQLMFKAADITSTLAYRHVFPEIIDMIATGRLDVKQVITKKINLKDIVEEGFEQLISDKKQAKILVRPDSK; encoded by the coding sequence ATGTTTGATGAATTGGGAGATGAAGATATGCAAGCTGCGGTTTGGCATAATAATAAAGATGTACGTGTAGAAGACGTACAAGAGCCTGAAGTCATGTCAGGTAAATTAAAAGTAAAGGTACAGTGGGGAGGTATTTGCGGAAGTGACCTCCATGCTTATACACATGGGTTATCTTTGGAGCCACATCCAATCAGTGGACAAAAACCTCCGCTAACACTTGGACATGAATTTTCCGGGACAATTGTAGATGTGGCCGATGATATAATCAGCCATCATGTTGGTGAAAGGGTTGCGATTGAACCGCTCATTTATTGTGGTGAATGTGATGCATGCAAAAGGGGATATTATAACCAATGTAGCAATGTTGGATTTATTGGACTAAATCGGGACGGTGGTTTTGCCGAGTATGTAGTGGTTGATGAAAATATGGTGCACGTACTTCCGGATAATGTTTCTTTTGAAGAGGGTGCCTTAGTTGAACCAACAGCTGTTGCTTTCTATGCAGTAAGAGAGAGCAAGCTAAAACCAGGGGACGCGGTAGCTATCTTTGGTGCTGGCCCAATAGGATTATTGACCCTATTATCTGCTAAAGCAGCTGAAGCAACCAAAATTATCGTAGTTGATATATCCAAAGAAAGGCTTGAAAAAGCAAAAGACTTGGGAGCGACTACTGTCATAGATGGGATGCGTAATGACATTGTTGAAACGATTCAGCAAGTTACAAATGGTGGAGTTAGTGTTGCATATGAGTGTGCAGGGGTGCAGCCTACCATGACAAACGCGATCGCTTCCGTAAAACAAGGTGGACAAGTCATGGCAATCGCTGTATTTGCCCAACCTGTTTCTATCGAAATGGGGCAGTTAATGTTTAAGGCAGCGGACATTACGTCAACACTTGCTTACCGACATGTTTTCCCCGAAATTATTGATATGATCGCAACTGGGAGATTGGATGTAAAGCAAGTGATTACAAAGAAAATCAACCTTAAAGATATTGTTGAGGAAGGGTTTGAACAATTAATTAGTGATAAGAAACAAGCAAAAATTTTGGTAAGACCGGATAGTAAATAA